A segment of the BD1-7 clade bacterium genome:
GGGAACCGCCGACTAATAGCATCTCGATGGCTTTCGAGTATGTAATCTGAAAGCTCGCCTTTGATGAATAAACTAGGGCCATTGTATGGCCTATCATAGGTTGGTGAGTCGGCAATATCCGAGTATGCATTGATCAATTCATCGATGCCGATTGCCCAGCGCCAACTTCCATCGTCTGTTTTACTCATGTTTTTTAGGAAAAACTGGCGTAGCGCTACCTCATCAATATATCGAGAAAGCGCTTCATCAGCGTCGCGCCGCTTGGAGAAGCTCCGCTTAGCTGTTGCTTGCATCCCTTCAAGAATACGCGAGTGTCGATTCGGATACTGAACAGGAGATATATCGACAACCGCTAGACTACTAACTCGCTCTCCTCGAACGCCAGCTATTTGCATTGCTACTTTCCCTCCCATGCTATGGCCAACGAGATGAAATTGAGGGATGCACAGGATGTCTAAGAGCTGAATTACATCATCAGCCATTGATGGATAGCCCATATTCGCGCGATGAGGGGACTTGCCATGATTAATTAAATCAGGAACAATGATGTGGAAATCTTGACTCAGATGTTTTCCTAAGCTGGCTAGGTTGTCACCCATTCCAAATAATCCGTGTAGAAGCACTACCGCTTCATTATCGGAATCACCATATTCTTTGTATTTCAATATCATGTCGATTCGCCAAACTATTAAACCCGCGTTTGTGGGTATTCTAACAACATTCCTTATCGCCTGTGGCTCTAATCTTTCCAACGATACGCTCTATCCTTATGCGTATCGCGGCACTGAGATTGAGATAGCTACCGTGATGATTGCGCCCATCAATTATGGTAATCCGAGCCGATATTATGTGCGAGACAAAGATCCAGCTGTTGATCGCGTCACTCGCGAATACCTCGAAGATCGAGGCGTCCGGGTGATTAGCAACAGACCCTTTGAAAGTGTATGGAAAAAAATGCCAGCTCGATATGGTGTGCTTATCGATCCGGCAACCGGTACGAACACAGCTGCGTTCAAAGATGCCATCAATGACACACTCAGCCAGCTGTTTTCTAACAACCCTCGATTAGATGCGGTGCTGTTTACGGACCTTATTGTTAAAAAAACCTACTATGCGGAGCGTAACGGCAGACTTGCTGAATGGGATGGGATCCGCAGGAAGGTTAAGGTGCAAGGAGNCGCGGAGGACATTAGTGGTGGATTCAATTGGCGCCAACCGATTGATGCGATATCCATTGAATCCCACCTAATTGGTCGGGATTTACAGGTGATTCTGCACAGTGTTGGCGGCATTCAGGTGGCGGATGCATTTGAATCGGTGAATGGCGCAGGTTCGTTTAAACGCCGTAATGACCTGCTAACTAATACAACTGAAATTCGTGAAGGGATTGGATTGTCTTTACATCCACTATTTATGTTTAAGGGCTACCCTGCTGCTCCAACTAACGCGACCGCTCAATAGCCTGATAACTGAACAATAAACATATGGCGCCGTTGAATAACGCTTCAACGGCGCCAAGTAGCGCAATAATCAAAATGCCCGCAATGGGTGATACGGCAATAATATAGACGCCGAGAAAAATTAGTAAAAATCCACCTAGCATCGTCCACAACCAACTCTTTGCACCTTTGCTGGCCATAGCTGCGTAAAACCTCACGATACCGATTAGCAACAGCAGCCACCCCAACGATAGGTTTTGTAACTGTGAGAGTTCGACGGGGTTGGATAGGATAATTGGACCGGCCATTAAATATAATGACGCCTGGGCTATTGCCATTTTCGCCCACCGATTGCGTTTACGACCTATTGAAATCAGGTAAATGAGCTCTGAAATACTCGCAATAACGACCAAAGAGCCAACATACCAAGCTATCCATTCAGGGTGCCAGACTAAAGCTGCGAAAATTGACCCGCCGAGTCCGATTAAAAAGACGCCGACAAGCGCAACTAGCCATGGTTTTTTTTTGCTCGCGGTGATGATGCCCGGGCTACCAACAAGCGTCAGTAGCGCGGTTTTAGAATCGACAGGCACATGTCTTCCTTATATTCGTTATAAAAAGCGCCAAACAATAAGAGCATGCCAATGCAAACAATTAACTCATGGGTTCAAGTGACAGTCTGTCAGTACGACTATGGTAAGCATCGTTTATCAATGTAATGAGCTCGGTCTGGCTATAGGGCCTTGTTAAGATATTGAACGCAGCCAGCCCAGAAATATCCATAGACCAAGGCACTATTGCGATCACTTGATCGCAGTGTTTTTCGAGCCGTAAAAGGCTTGATCGGCATTTATGAACGTTGGTATCTCGCCAATCGAGAATACACACTTCTTTTTTGCCAGCGATAATCAAGTCTTCAGAAGCAGTTGCAATATCGTTGGTATCGAATAACGCGGTTGTCTTGACGCGGCCCGCGATAGAGCGCGCGATAAGGCTCGCTTCCAGTTGGCATGAAGATACGATGGTCAATCGGTAGTCTCTTTCATAGACCGGATCCGGTGCGATAACAGGGATCATTGGCAATTCCAACTCATAAAACCCGACGCCTCTTTCTCCGTGATCGGTAAATGTAAGCTTGCCGTTGAGTGCTTCAGTGAGCTTCTGCGAAATAAAAATACCTAATGTTTCTGAATCATTCGAGATATTGGCTTTCGATGTAACGCTGTTACTTACGTCACTGATTGTGTACTTTCCGGTAAGCTCGAAGCTGATCATTAAACAGTAGCTGGTTTGTCGAGATTTAATCAAAATGTGGCTCATTCTAGATTGGAGCAACATGATATTAAGCAAGTTAGTGACGATTTGCTTAATCAATGTCGGATCACTTCGATAGCGCCCTCCTGCGTTTTCCATCAAAAGATAGATGCCAACACCTTTTGTCTCAGCCTTCAGACCAAATGATTGAACGACGTTATGAAGAATGCGCTCTAATGAAAACTCTACAGTTTCTTTATGAAGGTGAGCATTTTCTGCTTTTGAAAAGCTTAAAATATCGTCAATGAGTGACATGATTTTATGGCTTGATACATTGATGGATTCAACCATTGAGCGCTGATAATCCGTGAGCTCGCTGTCTTTCAGTCGATCAACTGAACCTACAACTTGAGTTACAGGCGCTCTTAGCTTGTCGTTAATGGCTTGAATAAATGCCGATTTTTTTTGATTGAGAGATTCAATCAGGTTTTTCTGTTCACGCAGGTGCACCTGAACAAGTGCTGACTCATGCCGCATCGCTCCCATGGTCAGCGTTGTTAGCGTGAGTACATACAGAAACAAGTCAAAGGTGAGTACGTTTTCGATGACTGGGTGGCCATCATGCGCAAATGGGCTGACGCCCATATGCATACAGTTGGCAGTATAAACTGCAAAGTACAAACAGCTCATCGCGCTAGTAAACATGTTGTAACGGATGCTGGCGAACAATAATGCGGGCAATAACAATAAGTAGGAGACTCTAGACAGGAGGGTTTGCTCAGGCTCTATTGTTGCGATCCAGTGGCATATGAAAAAAAGTACCAATGTATAACTGATAATCTCTAGCGGTGTTATCCGGTAATTAAAAGATAAGTATGTACTACGGCCCTTCGCGAGAAAATAAAATGGGACGATAACAGTTAATATCCCACTTCCATTCGAAGTCACCCAGAGCACAAAGTAACCCAGCCAAGTTTGATTGCCGAAAGCGAGATAAAACGCAGACGTACCGAAAAATCCGGAAAAGAACGGCGCAATAACGCTGGTGATCAGTAAGAAGTTCAGCAGAACCCGCAGGCGCCTCGGTTCAAAGCCATCAGGATATTGGCTCTGAACCAAAAACCCAGCAACCAAAGCCTGTAACAACCCAGCACTGACTAACACTGCGATCACTTGCAGATTGTGATCCGTCATTAGCATAAAGGGCGCAGCGAGTGCAGGCACAAATCCTAGGCTATACCAGAGCCACAAACGCCGATGTGAAAAAACGAAATAGCTACAAGCAATGCCGCTGGCTGGCCAAAATGCGGGGGTTTGCCCCCCGGCGCTCATATATAACCCTGCTGCTGCTGAAAGGGTCAAAAGCACTGCGAACCCTGCCACATGAATTGGCCTGGATAATAAAGACATAACAAATCCTTTTTGTTGTCCTTCCCTGTTACTAACGATTATGCAATTGATCAAATCGCATGGAAAGCAGATTGGCAAAAGAATCCGCCAGACAGATCAAGAATCAGCATCATCGACGGCCTTGTGATCGATTCGTCGCGGTTAATTGCTCAAAATGCGAACACCTTGGGCGTAGGGCTTCCAGAGGCCCGAATTACGATAAAGCAATATCTCTAACGTTGTGGATTTACATACATGCAAATTTACATACAATCGAATAATTGTATTTAACGAAAGGCATGAAAACATGGCGAACAATAACTTCGCACTCGTCACTGGCGGCGCGAGCGGTATGGGCAGGCTAGCTGCACAAAATCTCGCCAAAAAGGGTATGAAAGTCGCGATTTTGGATATTAATGCCGACGGTCTACACGAGACGGCAGAGGGATACGACAATATATTTGCCTACCAAGTCGATGTTACTGATACTGATGCGGTTTTCAAAACAGTTGAAACCATCGTCGCAGAGCACGGCAATCTCCATCGCGTGATGCACGCTGCTGCGATCATGCCTTACGGTAAGATTCTGGACCATGACGCAAAAGATATTATACGCGTGATGGATATCAATTACGGTGGCATGGTAAATATCACCAAGGCAACTCTGCCCTATTTGCTGGATAACAATTCCGGTGAAATGATTGTGTTTTCGTCGATGCTTGGCGTTATGCCGGTATTGGCAACAGGCGCGTATAGCGCGAGTAAATTTGCCACGTCTGCATTTGTTGAAATCATGTCGGAAGAACACAAAAACAGTGGGATCACATTCGTATGTGTATGCCCTCCTGCGGTTAAAACACCTTTGTTACAGCAGGCTAAAGATACTATCTGGCCCAAAATTCTTGATGAAAACCCGCCTATCAGCCCTGAAGAAGTGCTAGAAGCTGTCGAAAAAGCAGTTCAAAAAGGCGAGTTTTGG
Coding sequences within it:
- the ybfF gene encoding Esterase YbfF; amino-acid sequence: MGDNLASLGKHLSQDFHIIVPDLINHGKSPHRANMGYPSMADDVIQLLDILCIPQFHLVGHSMGGKVAMQIAGVRGERVSSLAVVDISPVQYPNRHSRILEGMQATAKRSFSKRRDADEALSRYIDEVALRQFFLKNMSKTDDGSWRWAIGIDELINAYSDIADSPTYDRPYNGPSLFIKGELSDYILESHRDAISRRFPNISLKIIQGAGHWVHSEKPAMFNTVIDRWLNSQSLHTK
- the rcsC gene encoding Sensor histidine kinase RcsC, with product MSLLSRPIHVAGFAVLLTLSAAAGLYMSAGGQTPAFWPASGIACSYFVFSHRRLWLWYSLGFVPALAAPFMLMTDHNLQVIAVLVSAGLLQALVAGFLVQSQYPDGFEPRRLRVLLNFLLITSVIAPFFSGFFGTSAFYLAFGNQTWLGYFVLWVTSNGSGILTVIVPFYFLAKGRSTYLSFNYRITPLEIISYTLVLFFICHWIATIEPEQTLLSRVSYLLLLPALLFASIRYNMFTSAMSCLYFAVYTANCMHMGVSPFAHDGHPVIENVLTFDLFLYVLTLTTLTMGAMRHESALVQVHLREQKNLIESLNQKKSAFIQAINDKLRAPVTQVVGSVDRLKDSELTDYQRSMVESINVSSHKIMSLIDDILSFSKAENAHLHKETVEFSLERILHNVVQSFGLKAETKGVGIYLLMENAGGRYRSDPTLIKQIVTNLLNIMLLQSRMSHILIKSRQTSYCLMISFELTGKYTISDVSNSVTSKANISNDSETLGIFISQKLTEALNGKLTFTDHGERGVGFYELELPMIPVIAPDPVYERDYRLTIVSSCQLEASLIARSIAGRVKTTALFDTNDIATASEDLIIAGKKEVCILDWRDTNVHKCRSSLLRLEKHCDQVIAIVPWSMDISGLAAFNILTRPYSQTELITLINDAYHSRTDRLSLEPMS
- the sadH_2 gene encoding Putative oxidoreductase SadH; amino-acid sequence: MANNNFALVTGGASGMGRLAAQNLAKKGMKVAILDINADGLHETAEGYDNIFAYQVDVTDTDAVFKTVETIVAEHGNLHRVMHAAAIMPYGKILDHDAKDIIRVMDINYGGMVNITKATLPYLLDNNSGEMIVFSSMLGVMPVLATGAYSASKFATSAFVEIMSEEHKNSGITFVCVCPPAVKTPLLQQAKDTIWPKILDENPPISPEEVLEAVEKAVQKGEFWVFPGKGTRIGAVMRRLFPGNIWKHIHKVEGW